The Megalobrama amblycephala isolate DHTTF-2021 linkage group LG18, ASM1881202v1, whole genome shotgun sequence genome segment gagaaagtgtaatgcgcaatatggtggaataagtcccgccttctaaataagagccaatcgccgactggtaaagtcatcgcgtcacttcagctgctgttagaatcaccggtttctatagaaacagtcagacacgcacctccgaagagacgcgcatttaggtctgcgcatgcgcattagcttgatccagcctgaaaaatacagtttttttgtcatgatttgtgcgtttagaaactaaatttatgagccggctgttagatttcattggtgatttcaaatatgaaatttaatcgtaaggttggcgaacaggtTTGGAGAATTTgttgtttccccattcaaagagattgcatgatgcccaggatgcccaggatgcccgagatgcgtttcaaagatggccgccgagtgaaattacttgtcttaaagggactttagTTGTACACACGAAAACGCAAGGGTGTTGTTTTTAGATTTATcgactctgggacccggtttcaaaaaattgtGGTTTCAGGCTCCCAAAACGCCGGATCTGTCTGGACGAAACGCCGATACGATACAAAAATTTTCCGTATACAACTAAACATGTTTCCATGTGGACGGGCTCTTAGTCAATAACATCATATCAGACATGAAGCAACAGCGAAAACATTCATCTGGATCTGTGTGAAAGGGGACCATTTTGAAAATGTTCTAAGGTTCTAAACCAGGTCTATAGGTTCTAAACCATAAGCTGGTATGACGTTCCAATATATGATGACGTCCAAATAAAATAAGCCTGGTTCTGAATAAGATTCCCAGCCCTATTTGCTTCTAAAGAAGTGTTGATAAAAGGAGGTGGTGAAGGAACAAAAGCCATGAAAGAGACATTTCAAGATCAAGAAGATATTCTACTCACTGGCAAACTGCTTCCATCTACAGCAGACATGCTTCTACGTGTTGCAGGTCTGGTGTCTAAAACGTTCTTCTTGGCCACCTTTAGCTCTCTGCTCTTTGGAGGAACATAGCCGTCCCTCATGGACACTAGTATGGGGTCTGCGTctcgtccatccatccattcttcaGGTTCCAGAGCCGGATCTGGACCTGCTGTGTCTGGATACAGATCATCCTGGAACAGGTCCGACTGGAatcataaaaacagaaagagaaagagttGACTGGATGAACAGATTTTACAAATTTCTTAATAAACAATTACCTACTTTTGTTTCCAATACTTCTGTTTTGTtgtggttctgctcagaattaAAATGACTCTTAACAATGAGCAAGTGCTTACCTTTCTGGGTACTGTCATCATGATAGGCTCACACTTTCTCTCATGGAGTTTATATAATCTATATGATGAAAAAGAAAAGGTTCAGGAATGCTCGATGTGAATGTTTAGAATAATGTATTGATGAGTTGTGCACAAGAACACACAAAATGAGTATTGAAAAAAGAGTAGTTTTATATTGAGCAAAATCCTTTCAAAGTCAGACAAATATGTTGTAAAGACCAGAATGATATGAAGTACTAAACcttacaacaaaaacacatgaagtaaactaccatttaaaagtatggggtttatgctcatcaaggctacatttatttgatcaaaaatacagtaaaaacagtaaaatattattaaaatttaaaataactgttttctgttttaatatattttataatgcaatttattcctgtgatggcaaagctggtttttcagcagtcattactccagtcttcagttacatgaaataattttaatatgctgatttggtgctcaagaaacatttcttattattatcaatgctgaaaatggttgtgcagcttaatatttttgtgtagaCAGTAATACAtttcttcaggattctttgatgaatagaaagttcaaaagaacagcatttttgacaaaaaaatgttggtaatataaatgcttaatgtcacttttgatcagtttaatgcatctttgctaaataaaagtatattttatattataaaaatatatatttttaataatatatttttaaaaagaaaatcttctgaccccaaactttttaatgatAATGTATGCATAAAGTATTTGTGTATAccatatattaaagggttagttcacccaaaaattctgtcattaattactcaccctcatgtcgttccaacccgtaagaccttcgttcatctttggaacacaaactaagatatttttgataaaatctgatggctcagtgaggcagcaagataattaacactttcacagatgtccagaaaggtaataaagacatatttaaaacagttcatgtgtacttgcgccaaaaaaaacaactttattcaacaatatctagtgatttcaaaacactgcttcatgaagcttcgaagctttacaaatcttttatttcgaatcagtggttcggagtgtgtatcaaacactatcaaactgccaaagtcacgtgatttcagtaaacaaggcttcgttacatcataagtgtttcgaaatttcaatggttcaccactggggggcgtgactttggcagtttgatacacgctccgaaccactgattcgaaacaaaagattcgtaaatctttgaagcttcatgaagcagtgttttaaaatcgcccatcactagatattgttgaataaagttgttattttgtttttttggcacaaaaaagtattcttgtcactttataacattaaggttgaaccactgtagtcacatgaactgtctTTAGTAGCTGtctgggcatctgaaaatgttaattatcttgctggcaatccaggcctcactgagccatcaaattttaccaaaaatatcttaatttgtgttccgaagatgaatgaaggtgttacgggtgtggaacgacatgagaagatgaatgaaggtgttacgggtgtggaacgacatgagggtgagtaattaatgacagaattttcatttttggatgaactaaccctttaactcaacTAACACATTTCAATGGATCAATATTCGAAATCAACAAGTATAATCATGCAAAACTGACCTGGCAATCTCACACTTGCTGACATCCATTCCTCTCTTGGGCATGAAGCCCATTCCTCTCTGTGGCTCCTTGCTACTGAATGTGCTGATGTAATGCACATAGGGAGGCTCCTCTGTGATCTCAAAATACCGTATACTGCTGTCACCCTGTGGAGACACAGAGACAACTTTACAGTGCCAGCTTGAGTATGATAACAAATGAAGATGAAACATGGAGTCATACCTTGCCACTGAGATACACAATGTTAGTGTCTGGATCATAAAAAGGCAATAAAACTCCATTACTTGTGTCCAACTCCAGTAATGCTATGGGCTCTTCAAAATTAgtctaaaatgacagaaaggAACACCATCAGATATTTGAAAGAAAACCAGGATGGTGAAATCAATCTCATAATCACATATAAAGGTAAACTGAATGATAATGAATTATCATTGAgccttaaagagatagttcaccgaaaaatgaaaattctgtcattatttattcaatctcatgtcattccaaacccataagagtttggttaaaggtgcagtaagcaatttctgagaatcACTGTTGAACACTTGATATTTgcaatcaacccaaacaaaaaAACGCAATGCAAAAGTGGATGTCTCTATCATAGCAGAAGCGAAGCAAAATAAAGCtacacaaaaaataaagtgaaGATGATGAACGAACGGAATTACAACAGGTGTTTACAAGCAGGAGCTTGttgttaaggcaggaacacaccaagccgacggtcagCCGTCTGGCAGGTTTTGTtcatcggccgactaagttttctgagtgtgttccgcaccgtcggctgaagttggtcctcatcgccttttttttcggccgattcgaaatgttgaatcggcatcGGAGCttgtcggtccgtcgggccatctgatcattctgattggctgttcagatactgccacctgttggttcggaaaggcatttcatctcacacaggcgcagaactgatgtgctacttggccgtcggctgtctacCGTTGGTTTGGTGTGGCAGGGCAATTTTGGACACAGGCGCTGCCGATGTGAGCCAAACCCCCAGTCTGCTtttgtcgccactagttcgtcagcgtcggcttggtgtgttccgacCTTTAGTTGCCAGCagcaaaaccaatgttactcaCTTATGGAGCAGAAACAAAGCAACCTTGCCGTCCGTTTTCAGGCATTCCTGCTTACAGTAGgtctctccagcactggaaagcttttctaatattaacgcaggtcctaaagctcttgcctgatcataaacctttttttttttcagtgagaAGCCTCTGACCTAAAACTTACCTCTTGCTCACTCTTTCTCCTCacccatcatgagtggataattccccctactgctgattggctacaagctTGTTGTGGTGCTCGGTCCAATCCACTTTTAACAGCGTTTTTCAGAAGTCGCTTACTTTACTGTACCTttaatcttcgaaacacaaattatgatatttttgatgcaacctgagaggtttctgtccctctattgaAAGTCTAGGTAACAAAAACTTAGAAGCTCCAAAAAGGTCATAAAGGCGTCgtaaagtaatccatatgaattgagcgttTTAATCCAAGTCTTGTGAAGGGATACAATCAGTTTATATGTTaaatagatttaatttaggctttaatTTACATCTAAAAATTGATCAACACATATATACAGAGCACATCAcatatggtaaacagaagctcaaatgtgagtgtgtgatgcacaagaaccaatgagatgcATGCACAAGCTTCCATGTTTACCACATGTGATGAGTCTTTTtatggaacaacataagggtgagtatatgatgacaatattttcatttttgggtgaactatccctttaattttgcTCCATTACCGGATCCCACAGGCCAAGCTCCCTCTGGCTCATCCTGGTGAAACCTGTGGTGAAAATGTTGCCCTCTTTGGTAAAAATGGCTCTCATTGGCCGGATGCCTTCATGTGGGGCTAATCTCTCCTGCAAGAGAAAAAATAAGTTCACTTCTACCACCACATCTCTGTTAATTAATGTGTCTGGTCCAAGTTTACCAACAGGTCTGTGGTTTTCCTACATACATATATGCCATAACACTTACCAACAAACATGCCATAATACTTACCGCCACCACTTCACTTTTCCGGGGATCGCACACTCGGAGGCGACGGTCCTTGCAGGTGGTGCAGAACAGGCTACCATTGTAGTTCCAGCTGACGTTGTAGATGAGATCAGGATGGTCATCCATTGTGATCAAGGGTTCTCCAGTGCCCACATTCCAGATGATGATCAGATTATCACTGCCTGAGACACAAGCACACTGAATTGAAGCCATCTTGCATGGCGAGAAAACTTTTTcgaatttatttacattaaaacaaattaacCTTATTTTTATACACTTAATTATCTGTTAAATGTAAGATGCTGGTGTCTATTAAAGGCAGTAATGCAGACTGATCTTTACCTGCAGTGAGGAGTATGTTGCGGGCAGTGGGGTGCCATTTGATGATGCCCACACGTTTAGAGTGACCCTCCAGCACCACAATGGGCTCACTGATGGGGCGAGAGGGAGTGTGGTCAGGGATCTGCCATACCTGAGTGAACACAACTGTATTAGAGCAACAGTTCTCAACCAGGGGGCCTCAGCAAACTTCCaagaatttatatattttttaatataattaatttgcaACATGTATGGCTTATAcattatttctgtcatgacaactctctgagtgtttggcatgataatggatataatacatctgctacgctgctcctgttgattattgctgctgctgcagagtaagtacaggacttgctattgccaatacatacatgacatgctgctgtgagcaagtaagatatgctgctgctgtacaatatagcatacatgaattacccatagcagatcaatacaggtggagctggggaaggtggagggtttctgaaagcgtgctGCACTGCTAtagcaaatgctgaccaagtatttgaaggttgagcagtgagctgatgtttatctgcttacccccagggcatccaagatgtaggtgactttgtttcttcagtagaacacaaatgataatgcgtgtcaataggaactccatctatgagagtcaaaaaaacacgcacagacaaatccaaattaagccctgcggctcgtgacgacacattgatgtcctaagacacaaaacaatCGGTTTgggcgagaaaccgaacagtatttatataattttttagctctaaaacaccactatgtccaaatgcgttcagcatccggttagtgaggtcaaaaaacgcgttctgatgtctcattgaagcaaagtgcgagagatcacttccgttgtcagagcacaTTCAGACCTCTATAACCGGATGcacagggcagttggacatagtggtgttttagagctAAAAAattacactaccgctcaaaagtttgggatcggtaagattttaaatgtttttaaaataagttttgtctgctcaccaaggcttaatttatttaattaaaaatacagtaaaaacagtaatattgtgaaaaattattacaatttaaaataactgttttctatttgaatatattttacaaagtaatttattctcgtgttggcaaagctgaattttcagcatcattactccagtcttcagtgtcacatgatccttcagaaatcataataatatgGTGATTAGTTcttcaagaaatatttgttattattatcaatgttgaaaacagttgtgtactttttttttcaggattccttgatgaatagaaagtgcatgaacagcatttatctaaaatacaaagcttttgtaacattttacactaccgttcaacagtttggggtcagtaagaatttttatttttatttttttgaaaagaaattaaagaaattaatacttttattcagcaaggatgcattaaatcaatcaaaagtgacagtaaagacatttataatgttacaaaatattagatttcaaataaacactgttcttttgaactttctattcatcaaagaatcctgaaaaaaaatattgtacacaaatattttatacaactgcaaacaataaatgtttcttgagcagcaaattgacatattagaatgatttctgaaggataacgtgacactgaagactggagtaatgatgctgaaaattcagctttgccaacacaagaataaattacattttaaaatattttcaaatagaaaacagtcattttaaattgtaataatatttcacaatattactgtttttactgtatatttaattaagtaaatgcacccttggtgagcagacgaaacttctgagtggtagtgtatataaatactgttcggttactcgcacaaaccgatcgtttcatgtcttaggacatcagtgtgttgtcacgagccgcagggtttaatttggatttgtctgtgcatggtttttttttgactctcatagatggagttcctattgacacgcattatacggctgacagactgcaacggttggagttaaaaatcatcatttgtgttctactgaagaaacaaagtcacctacatcttggatgccctgggggtaagcagataaacaccaaattttcatttttgggtgaactatccctttaaattaattatctgaacataattattaatataacaatTAAAATGCAAGCATAATTATGCTTAAACAAACTGGTTAATATGTGtacaataaattatttttatatttttctctaGTTACATAATAGAACAACATAATCAGCCCCCCAGTTAAACTTTTTGGGTATAGATAAACTGTATATTGGTTTGCAGTATGTTGTGGGAATGTTCCTTTGGTGTTCAGTGAGCACAGCAGCAATGCCATTGCCAGTACAGATGACAGCTGCAGTTAACCTCCACTAACAGCAGTGCATACGATGCATGCCATTCATGTTTGTAATGTAGTGTAATGAAATAGCTTTAATAGCATTCATATATTATAATACATCTTTACATCGTCTTGCTCAACTTTGGGGAAATGCATCtgataactgttttcaatacattatataatactgtcagtatttatacatttttgtatgtcagtatttatatatttcaagaTGTCTGAATGTCATTACAGTAGATACAAATCATCAAACCAAGTGACATCTGCAAGCAAATACTTCTAGAGCTTTTCTCAAAAGTAACTTCACATTTCTGAGCTATTTTCACAATGAATCTTAATCGGCTGGATGTGTGAAGTCAGTTCTCGCACAGGTTCACACAGGTACAAGTGTATCTCATCATTGACTATGAACATGTCCCACTAAAGTCTGACAACCAGTGTCCAAATCCTGTTTGTCTTAATTTTGACATATACTGAATGAAAAATTATTCAGAAATTGCTTGTCAATTTCACAAATatttacaaagaaacagcaagtgACAtcgaattaaacatgaaattttaaagtagtcaataatctatttaaaactttaaaactataaaaattattttttatagtgcattgttttataatttaaaatcgAAACccttttgtgaaatattttctgaaaaaaagtgTGCCTATGTTACCTTTATGTTACTGCTCTACTCAGAGCTCATAATCACAACTTCTAAGCTGGAAATTTTCAAAGAGCTCCTACTTGTACTACATGAccgctgcagattcatttagcCATTGAGAGTTTTGCCACagaaatgcataattcccagtACGACGACATGAAAAGCTCTGAGTAGAAcatcacgtgttgtcatcttGAAATTACGCTAATTATGACATAAACAACAGCATAAGTGTCCACATACTTTATGGTTACTGTATACAGAAGTGTTTGTGCATGAGGAGATGCACGTGTTTCagtgtgtgctgaaaatgaaatGACTCATCCCTATAGACACCTCAGGCCCATCTTTCCTTGTCTGTCATTACCACTGGCTTATTTGTGAACAGGTTTCTGGCTAAGAACGCCTATCTTACATGTGTTTATAAATACCAGCTCCTGTCCCATGTCCAGACTGTTAACTCCAATCATCACCCTTCATATTAATACTAATGCCAGTCACTGTGATCTTTCCCTTCAGTGTGAGcaggtatatatatatgtgtgtgtgcatatatggaGACATGCTTCACAAGTCTAGAGGCTGGCAGGCAGTGGAGATGTTTATGAATGTCTGTCATGATGATTACCATGGCAGTGGTGTCTTCAGAGCAGCTGGCCAGGATGTTGTCATTGTGAGGACACCAGTCAATGTCCAGAACAGGCCCTGAGTGTCCAACCACTAGAGGGTAGTTTTTGTCCACTCGACCCATCTataacatataaaaacaaaagatgaTGTTAAGACTTGATTGATTttcaaagaagtctcttctgctcaccaagcctacatttatttgatagaaaaaaaaataataaagtaaaaatagtAACATTGTGAATCATtaccctagattcaaaatttgaatttaccttggcatagttgaataacaagagttcagtacatggaaaagacatacattgagtttcaaactccattgctttctctttcttatgtaaatctcatttgtttaaaagacttccgaaaaacacgcggatctcaacataacaccaactgttacgtaacagtcggggtgtacgccccaatatttcatatgccagcccatgttcccaacattatgaaaggcattagacaagggcagccagtaacgtctggatctgcacaggtgaatcaacagactaggtaagcaagaaaaacagcgaaaatggcagatggagcaataataactgacatgatccatgatagcatgatatttttagtgatatttgtaaattgtctatctaaatgtttcgttagcatgttgctaatgtactgttaaatgaggttaaagttaccatcgtttcttactgaattcatggagacaagagccgtcactattttcatttttaaacacagtctgtataattcataaacacaacttcattctttataaatctctccaacagtgtagcattagccgttagccacggagcacagcctcaaactcatagagaatcaaatataaacgtcaaaataaatactttactcacataattcaaagcatgcatacagcatgcatgacgaacatcttgtaaagatccatttgagggttatattagctgtgtgaactttgtaaatgtgctgtaatataatcgagagcttgtgtggcagggagcacacgaattaaaggggcggcgcgctgaaaaaatcagtgcatagttaatgatgccccaaaataggcagttaaaaaaattaatttaaaaaaaatctatggggtattttgagctgaaacttcacagacacattcaggggacaccttagacttatattacatcttgtgaaaaagcattcttgggcacctttaaaataactgttttctattttactatatttttttaatgtcatttattcctgtgatggcaaagatgaattttcagcatcattattccagtcttcagtgtcacatgatccttcagaaatcattataatatgctgatttggtgctcaagaaacatttattcatattatcaatgttgaaaacatatttttgtgaagaagaagaataataataagaagaagttttat includes the following:
- the coro6 gene encoding coronin-6 → MSRSIVRQSKFRHVFGQAVKADQGYDDIRVSKVTWDSSFCAVNPKFLAVIVESSGGGAFLVLPLSKMGRVDKNYPLVVGHSGPVLDIDWCPHNDNILASCSEDTTAMVWQIPDHTPSRPISEPIVVLEGHSKRVGIIKWHPTARNILLTAGSDNLIIIWNVGTGEPLITMDDHPDLIYNVSWNYNGSLFCTTCKDRRLRVCDPRKSEVVAERLAPHEGIRPMRAIFTKEGNIFTTGFTRMSQRELGLWDPTNFEEPIALLELDTSNGVLLPFYDPDTNIVYLSGKGDSSIRYFEITEEPPYVHYISTFSSKEPQRGMGFMPKRGMDVSKCEIARLYKLHERKCEPIMMTVPRKSDLFQDDLYPDTAGPDPALEPEEWMDGRDADPILVSMRDGYVPPKSRELKVAKKNVLDTRPATRRSMSAVDGSSLPPQLLEKLVEEIQNLKATVLSQEKRICDLENKLSKYTNGTV